The stretch of DNA TAGCCAATGTAGACTCAAAAGATTGGTTAAAGAACACAAAGAATACAGCTGTGAATTCAATGAAGTAACTGATCTACTCGAAAGAAAGAAAGATTTGCGAATCAGAGATAGACCGTTCCTCAAGGATTGATAGAATTGACCAAAATAGAAATTCTCGAAACTCAACAGGAAAGCGAATTAGACGATGAAACACTATTCACACTTTTTATTGACGGACAAATTGCATCTTGGGCTAAGACCACGCTGTACAGTAATTTAGAAGATATACATACTGCTTGCCTGGAAAAACGTAAAGGCTATGGTCGACTGCTGCTTGCTTTTATCGAAAAGACTGCCCGGGACCATTGTGCAACTTCGATGAGAACCAGCAATTTCGACGCTTGCAACGATGAAGCGACAAAATTCTTTACGAATGGAGGCTATGCGATTAATCCATCCATCTCTGGGTTGAGCACTTCTGTAAAAGCAACCAAATTCTTCAGTAAGCGATGGATTAGTGATGAATGAAGGGCGCTAAAACGGCTCCATACTCGGCACTATTCTATGGTGACTTTATTCGCTTACCATAAGTGGCAATTGAAGGATTCAAGTACCCCTTTGAAACTTAAAATATAGGTTAGCACTAATAAGGACATAGATTTGATTTTTATGCCTATTTCTCATTAACTTACCTGAGAAATGGGAAGAATTTTTGAAGGGTTAATACGAAGAACACGGGGAGTTGTAGGCAGGTTTCTAATTATTTTGTAGAAGAAAAAACCATTCGCCAATATTTAGAACCCATCTGGCTAGGAATTCGAGTTTACCGAGGCTTAATCTCAAACATGCTTGGTGCAAAGGTTCCACTCTTTTGTGGGCACAAGTTGACTTACAATTGCAACCTTCGCTGCAAAATGTGCCCTTTCTGGAAAAGACCCAGCCCCGATCCAAGCTTACCGCAAACGAAAGCCGTTCTGAAACAGATATACAATTCAGGCGCCGTTGGGGTAGCATTTGAAGGTGGGGAACCGTTGCTTAGGCGTGATTTGGTGGATATTCTTGCTTTTTCCCGGTCTCTGCCTTTGCATACCAGTCTAATAACAAACGGTACTCTGCTTAAATCCAGAATAGACGAGATAGCCCCCTACATTAACGGTGTCGTCTATGTTTCGTTGGATGGATTAGAGAAAACGCATGATGCCATAAGAGGCATCGATGGAAGCTTCAGAAAAGCCTTAGGAGGCATAAATGCAGCTAAGGAAAAAGTTCCTGTAACCATCAACATGACAGTAATGGCGGAGAACGTTGACGAAATCGAAAGCTTGGTAGAATTGGCCAAGAAGTTGGGAACAAAAATATCCATAGCCGTGGCACACGAATACTGCAACACCAACGCATCTTCACCCGCCAACGGTA from Candidatus Bathyarchaeota archaeon encodes:
- a CDS encoding GNAT family N-acetyltransferase — encoded protein: MTKIEILETQQESELDDETLFTLFIDGQIASWAKTTLYSNLEDIHTACLEKRKGYGRLLLAFIEKTARDHCATSMRTSNFDACNDEATKFFTNGGYAINPSISGLSTSVKATKFFSKRWISDE
- a CDS encoding PTO1314 family radical SAM protein codes for the protein MSNMLGAKVPLFCGHKLTYNCNLRCKMCPFWKRPSPDPSLPQTKAVLKQIYNSGAVGVAFEGGEPLLRRDLVDILAFSRSLPLHTSLITNGTLLKSRIDEIAPYINGVVYVSLDGLEKTHDAIRGIDGSFRKALGGINAAKEKVPVTINMTVMAENVDEIESLVELAKKLGTKISIAVAHEYCNTNASSPANGRVPKIAHRLIEMKREGYPIVNSIGYLKVIANEKNWQCKPWTMINIDPNGKVVLPCYVHNNYASSTSIFEGGIKAAVSGYDWKKIENCRKCSLHCYVEPSLVLSRDISAYMHWAFHVSI